A window of Clavibacter michiganensis contains these coding sequences:
- a CDS encoding carbohydrate ABC transporter permease: protein MTAVTAAPRNADLDPTYSAKAPKPKRAKTPGQGNNPIPYLVAVVLIALMLTPVAYIILGGFRTNAQITTDPAGFPSPFQIQNYLDVLGGSMFWRQVGNSLIAAIGTTVGAVVLGLMASYVLARYTFFGRGALYALFASGLMFPITVAITPLYIVIRSLGLTNSLPGIILPQIAFALPTTIIILVPFLRAIPDEIQEAAFIDGCSRIGFFFRMVVRLSMPGVITVGILAFIGSWNSYLLPLFLLSDASIYTLPLGVQSFSSQYSVDTAKVLAFTSLSMIPALIFFSIFERRIVGGLTGAVKG from the coding sequence GTGACCGCCGTCACCGCGGCTCCGCGCAACGCGGACCTGGATCCCACCTACTCGGCGAAGGCGCCGAAGCCCAAGCGGGCGAAGACTCCCGGCCAGGGGAACAACCCGATCCCCTACCTCGTCGCGGTCGTGCTGATCGCCCTGATGCTGACGCCGGTGGCGTACATCATCCTGGGCGGGTTCCGCACGAACGCGCAGATCACGACCGACCCGGCGGGATTCCCGTCGCCGTTCCAGATCCAGAACTACCTCGACGTGCTCGGGGGCTCGATGTTCTGGCGCCAGGTGGGCAACTCGCTCATCGCGGCCATCGGCACCACGGTCGGCGCGGTCGTGCTCGGCCTCATGGCGAGCTACGTGCTGGCGCGCTACACGTTCTTCGGCCGGGGGGCGCTCTACGCGCTGTTCGCGTCGGGGCTCATGTTCCCCATCACGGTGGCCATCACGCCGCTGTACATCGTGATCCGCTCGCTGGGCCTCACCAACTCGCTGCCGGGGATCATCCTCCCGCAGATCGCGTTCGCGCTCCCGACGACGATCATCATCCTGGTGCCGTTCCTGCGGGCCATCCCGGACGAGATCCAGGAGGCCGCGTTCATCGACGGGTGCAGCCGCATCGGGTTCTTCTTCCGCATGGTCGTGCGGCTGTCGATGCCCGGCGTCATCACGGTGGGCATCCTCGCGTTCATCGGCAGCTGGAACAGCTACCTGCTGCCGCTGTTCCTCCTGAGCGACGCGTCGATCTACACGCTGCCGCTCGGCGTGCAGTCGTTCTCCTCGCAGTACTCGGTGGACACGGCCAAGGTGCTCGCGTTCACGTCGCTGTCGATGATCCCGGCGCTGATCTTCTTCTCGATCTTCGAGCGCCGCATCGTCGGCGGCCTCACCGGCGCGGTGAAGGGGTGA
- a CDS encoding glycoside hydrolase family 3 N-terminal domain-containing protein, translating to MTGAEAPAPGAVELPEVSERVRELHARMTLQEKLAQIVGYWVDQGGEVVAPMQGEMATTGRYEEATEHGLGHLTRVYGTRPVDPVERASWLWAEQRRLRTETRLGIPALVHEECLTGLAAWQAATFPTPLAWGASFDPGLVEEMAALIGGSMRELGVHQGLAPVLDVIRDARWGRVDECIAEDPYVVGTIGTAYVRGLQSAGIHATLKHFVGYSVSQSGRNHAPAHVGPRFVEDVLLPPFEMAVLDGGVRSVMNSYAEIDGAPVGATPEYLTDVLRGRWGFDGVVVSDYFSVAFLQVMHAVAGDRGEAAELALAAGIDVELPTGDAYLAPLAERIRAGLADESLVDRAVLRVLAEKEELGLLDATFEAPPTSIDLDTPAHRDVARRLAEESVVLLANDGTLPLASADRPAPRRIALIGPNADSAEALMGCYSFANHVLAHHPGTPLGFAIPTVAEALRVELPDSELVLVAGAEVEGDDRSGFDAAVDEACRADLAVVVVGDRAGLFGRGTVGEGNDVESLDLPGVQRELVEAIQATGTPVVMVLLTGRPYAVAWAIEGESAPAAVLQAFFPGEEGGSAIAGVLSGRVSPSGRLPVSLPRSAGAQPFSYLHPILGGPSEVTSADPTPVLPFGHGLSYTSFARTGLAVAASEVRAGESFTATVEVRNTGDRDGTDVVQLYARDVQGSVTRPVAQLLGYLRLDLTAGESARVRFEVPTTRLAFTDPRYRRIVEPGAVELWVGPSSAVRETEAAIEIAGPVHHVTIADERYVRTSVEPVGASAGAPAVPERVLEPS from the coding sequence GTGACCGGGGCGGAGGCCCCTGCGCCCGGCGCCGTGGAGCTCCCCGAGGTCTCGGAGCGCGTGCGCGAGCTGCACGCGCGCATGACCCTCCAGGAGAAGCTCGCGCAGATCGTCGGCTACTGGGTCGACCAGGGCGGCGAGGTCGTCGCGCCCATGCAGGGCGAGATGGCCACGACCGGCAGGTACGAGGAGGCGACCGAGCACGGCCTCGGGCACCTCACCCGCGTGTACGGCACGCGGCCGGTGGATCCGGTCGAGCGCGCGTCCTGGCTGTGGGCCGAGCAGAGGCGGCTGCGGACGGAGACGCGGCTCGGGATCCCGGCGCTCGTGCACGAGGAGTGCCTCACCGGGCTCGCCGCGTGGCAGGCCGCGACCTTCCCCACGCCGCTCGCGTGGGGCGCGTCCTTCGACCCGGGTCTCGTGGAGGAGATGGCCGCGCTCATCGGTGGGTCCATGAGGGAGCTCGGCGTGCACCAGGGCCTCGCGCCCGTGCTCGACGTGATCCGCGACGCCCGCTGGGGCCGCGTCGACGAGTGCATCGCGGAGGACCCGTACGTGGTCGGCACCATCGGCACGGCGTACGTCCGCGGGCTGCAGTCGGCCGGGATCCACGCCACGCTCAAGCACTTCGTCGGCTACTCGGTCTCGCAGTCGGGTCGCAACCACGCGCCCGCGCACGTGGGCCCGCGATTCGTGGAGGACGTGCTGCTGCCGCCCTTCGAGATGGCGGTGCTCGACGGCGGGGTGCGCTCGGTCATGAACTCCTACGCGGAGATCGACGGCGCGCCCGTCGGCGCCACCCCCGAGTACCTGACCGACGTGCTCCGCGGCCGCTGGGGCTTCGACGGCGTCGTGGTCTCCGACTACTTCTCCGTCGCGTTCCTCCAGGTGATGCACGCCGTCGCGGGCGACCGCGGCGAGGCGGCCGAGCTCGCGCTCGCCGCCGGCATCGACGTGGAGCTGCCCACCGGCGACGCGTACCTCGCGCCGCTGGCGGAGCGGATCCGCGCCGGGCTCGCCGACGAGTCGCTCGTCGACCGCGCGGTGCTCCGCGTGCTCGCCGAGAAGGAGGAGCTGGGGCTGCTCGACGCGACCTTCGAAGCGCCGCCCACGAGCATCGACCTCGACACCCCGGCCCACCGGGACGTCGCGCGTCGCCTCGCGGAGGAGTCCGTGGTGCTGCTCGCGAACGACGGCACCCTGCCGCTCGCGTCGGCCGACCGGCCCGCGCCGCGCCGCATCGCGCTGATCGGCCCCAACGCCGACAGCGCCGAGGCGCTCATGGGCTGCTACTCGTTCGCCAACCACGTGCTCGCGCACCACCCGGGCACCCCGCTCGGGTTCGCGATCCCGACCGTGGCCGAGGCGCTGCGCGTCGAGCTGCCCGACAGCGAGCTGGTGCTCGTCGCCGGCGCCGAGGTGGAGGGCGACGACCGCTCCGGCTTCGACGCCGCCGTCGACGAGGCCTGCCGCGCCGACCTCGCGGTCGTGGTGGTCGGCGACCGGGCGGGCCTGTTCGGCCGCGGCACGGTCGGCGAGGGCAACGACGTCGAGAGCCTCGACCTGCCGGGCGTGCAGCGCGAGCTGGTGGAGGCGATCCAGGCCACCGGGACCCCCGTGGTCATGGTGCTGCTCACCGGCCGGCCGTACGCGGTGGCGTGGGCGATCGAGGGCGAGTCCGCCCCCGCGGCCGTGCTGCAGGCGTTCTTCCCGGGCGAGGAGGGCGGATCCGCGATCGCGGGCGTGCTCTCCGGCCGGGTGTCGCCGTCCGGCCGACTCCCGGTGTCGCTCCCGCGCTCCGCGGGCGCGCAGCCGTTCTCGTACCTGCACCCGATCCTGGGTGGCCCGTCGGAGGTGACGAGCGCCGATCCGACGCCCGTGCTGCCGTTCGGGCACGGACTCTCGTACACGTCGTTCGCGCGCACCGGCCTCGCGGTCGCGGCGTCCGAGGTGCGGGCGGGGGAGTCGTTCACGGCGACCGTCGAGGTGCGCAACACGGGCGACCGCGACGGCACCGACGTGGTGCAGCTGTACGCCCGCGACGTGCAGGGCAGCGTGACGCGGCCCGTCGCGCAGCTGCTCGGCTACCTGCGGCTGGACCTCACCGCCGGCGAGTCCGCGCGCGTCCGGTTCGAGGTGCCCACCACCCGCCTCGCCTTCACCGACCCGCGGTACCGCCGCATCGTCGAGCCGGGCGCGGTGGAGCTGTGGGTGGGGCCGTCGAGCGCCGTGCGGGAGACGGAGGCGGCGATCGAGATCGCCGGACCCGTGCACCACGTCACGATCGCGGACGAGCGGTACGTGCGCACGTCGGTGGAGCCGGTCGGCGCGTCCGCGGGCGCGCCGGCCGTCCCGGAGCGGGTGCTCGAGCCGAGCTGA
- a CDS encoding SDR family oxidoreductase encodes MIVITGATGALNGATAEHLLRTVPAAGIAVVARDPASARSFADRGVEVRRGDYADAASLPTAFAGADRLLLVSASDPGADAVALHRAAVEAATEAGVGRILYTSHQGAAPDSPFAPARDHAATEGILAASGIPWTALRNGFYLHSIDLLLGAWRETGVIRVPADGPVSWTSRADAAEGAARILLQDAPADGPVTLTASAAPTMAEVAELASDVAGRPVRLEVVDAEDWIAGLVAVGTPAPVARFLLGLPLAAAGGFLAGTDPLLAELLGREPEGVRDHLARG; translated from the coding sequence ATGATCGTCATCACCGGAGCCACCGGCGCCCTCAACGGCGCCACCGCCGAGCACCTGCTGCGGACCGTCCCCGCGGCGGGCATCGCCGTCGTCGCACGCGACCCCGCGAGCGCGCGGTCGTTCGCCGACCGCGGCGTGGAGGTGCGCCGCGGCGACTATGCCGACGCGGCATCGCTCCCCACCGCCTTCGCGGGCGCCGACCGGCTGCTCCTCGTCTCCGCCAGCGATCCGGGCGCCGACGCCGTCGCGCTGCACCGCGCCGCCGTCGAGGCCGCGACGGAGGCGGGCGTGGGACGGATCCTCTACACGAGCCACCAGGGCGCCGCCCCCGACTCGCCCTTCGCCCCGGCCCGCGACCACGCCGCCACCGAGGGGATCCTCGCGGCCTCCGGCATCCCGTGGACGGCGCTCCGCAACGGCTTCTACCTGCACAGCATCGACCTGCTGCTGGGCGCCTGGCGCGAGACCGGCGTGATCCGCGTCCCCGCCGACGGCCCCGTCTCCTGGACGTCGCGCGCCGACGCCGCGGAGGGCGCCGCGCGGATCCTGCTCCAGGACGCGCCCGCCGACGGTCCGGTCACCCTCACCGCGAGCGCGGCGCCGACCATGGCCGAGGTGGCGGAGCTGGCGTCCGACGTCGCGGGCCGCCCGGTGCGCCTCGAGGTCGTGGATGCCGAGGACTGGATCGCCGGGCTGGTCGCCGTCGGCACGCCCGCCCCCGTCGCGCGCTTCCTCCTGGGGCTCCCGCTCGCGGCTGCCGGCGGCTTCCTCGCGGGCACGGACCCGCTCCTGGCCGAGCTCCTCGGCCGCGAGCCCGAGGGCGTGCGCGACCACCTCGCGCGCGGCTGA
- a CDS encoding TetR/AcrR family transcriptional regulator, which produces MTTDAPAPDEAAADPRAGTRDRIVDVAADLLRASGRAAVTTRAVSEAAGVQAPTIYRLFGDKEGLLDAVAEREMTRFSAAKAEAVRAAAAGAADAVDDLRAGWDATIAFGLANPDLYALMSDPARGPGSPAVRAGVALLEERVHRVALAGRLRVAEPVAVDLLHAAATGALLSTIRRPAADRDRVLVDVMREAVLERILTPPPGGRARREPGLVERAVALRAHVADADRLSTGERTLLAEWLDRIAAAR; this is translated from the coding sequence ATGACCACCGACGCTCCCGCACCCGACGAGGCCGCCGCCGACCCGCGCGCGGGCACGCGCGACCGCATCGTCGACGTGGCCGCCGACCTCCTCCGCGCATCCGGCCGGGCGGCCGTCACCACCCGCGCCGTCTCCGAGGCCGCGGGCGTGCAGGCCCCCACCATCTACCGGCTGTTCGGCGACAAGGAGGGGCTCCTCGACGCGGTCGCGGAGCGGGAGATGACCCGGTTCAGCGCCGCCAAGGCGGAGGCCGTGCGCGCCGCCGCGGCGGGCGCGGCCGACGCCGTCGACGACCTCCGCGCGGGCTGGGACGCGACGATCGCGTTCGGGCTCGCCAACCCCGACCTCTACGCCCTCATGAGCGACCCGGCCCGGGGACCCGGCTCCCCGGCCGTGCGCGCGGGCGTGGCCCTCCTCGAGGAGCGCGTGCACCGGGTCGCGCTCGCGGGACGCCTGCGCGTCGCCGAGCCCGTCGCGGTCGACCTCCTCCACGCGGCCGCGACGGGTGCGCTGCTGTCCACGATCCGCCGCCCGGCCGCCGACCGCGACCGGGTCCTGGTCGACGTGATGCGGGAGGCCGTGCTCGAGCGCATCCTCACGCCCCCGCCGGGAGGCCGCGCCCGCCGCGAGCCCGGCCTCGTCGAGCGCGCCGTCGCGCTGCGTGCCCACGTGGCCGACGCCGACCGGCTCAGCACGGGCGAGCGGACGCTCCTCGCGGAGTGGCTCGACCGGATCGCGGCGGCCCGCTGA
- a CDS encoding helix-turn-helix transcriptional regulator: MTEFASVLRSWRERVQPADVGLPAGSHRRTAGLRREELAALAGVSVDYVVRLEQGRSVNPSPQMLGALARALRLTEDERDHLHRVAGVAPPGRGEVPRHITPGVHRIVDRLGDVPLAVFTATHDLLLWNPLWAALNGDPSTRTGWDRNLVWTYFTQGHAGTDFDAVHEEEFARDLTADLRTAVGRYPADRALARLVARLRAEVPEFARRWSEARVAEHRSSRKTVTSTPVGPITIDCDTLSVPGSDLRIVVYTAEPGSADEARLDLLRVTGLQALTTAPVEAAGA, translated from the coding sequence ATGACCGAATTCGCGAGCGTCCTCCGCTCCTGGCGCGAGCGCGTGCAGCCGGCCGACGTGGGCCTGCCCGCGGGATCCCACCGCCGCACCGCGGGCCTCCGCCGCGAGGAGCTCGCCGCGCTGGCCGGCGTGAGCGTCGACTACGTGGTGCGGCTCGAGCAGGGCCGGTCGGTGAACCCGTCGCCGCAGATGCTCGGTGCCCTCGCCCGCGCGCTCCGCCTCACCGAGGACGAGCGCGACCACCTGCACCGGGTCGCGGGCGTCGCCCCACCCGGTCGGGGGGAGGTGCCGCGGCACATCACGCCGGGGGTGCACCGCATCGTCGACCGGCTGGGCGACGTGCCGCTCGCGGTCTTCACCGCCACGCACGACCTGCTCCTGTGGAACCCGCTGTGGGCGGCGCTGAACGGGGATCCGTCGACGCGCACCGGCTGGGACCGCAACCTCGTCTGGACCTACTTCACCCAGGGCCACGCGGGTACCGACTTCGACGCCGTGCACGAGGAGGAGTTCGCGCGCGACCTCACCGCGGACCTGCGCACGGCGGTGGGCCGCTACCCGGCGGACCGCGCGCTCGCGCGGCTCGTGGCCCGGCTGCGCGCCGAGGTGCCGGAGTTCGCGCGCCGCTGGAGCGAGGCCCGCGTCGCCGAGCACCGGTCGAGCCGGAAGACCGTGACGAGCACGCCCGTCGGCCCCATCACGATCGACTGCGACACCCTCTCCGTGCCGGGCAGCGACCTGCGCATCGTCGTCTACACGGCCGAGCCGGGCAGCGCGGACGAGGCGCGGCTGGACCTGCTCCGGGTCACGGGCCTGCAGGCGCTGACGACGGCGCCGGTGGAGGCGGCGGGGGCCTGA
- a CDS encoding SDR family NAD(P)-dependent oxidoreductase: protein MTTTLITGSNRGLGLETARRLVEAGHTVHAGMRDTADGDAARALGAHPVQLDVDDQASVDRAMSELPELDVLVNNAGILGTAQGVDDLTPEAMLAVLQTNVVAVVRVTQAALPLLRASDAPVIVNVASGVGWPRALRGEDTDERHVLTVPYATSKAALITATVQYAKNLPGFRVNATDPGYTATDFNGNSGHQTVTEGTDATVAMALVGPDGPTGEFHSRHGRIEY, encoded by the coding sequence ATGACCACCACACTGATCACCGGATCCAACCGGGGCCTCGGCCTCGAGACCGCCCGCCGCCTCGTCGAGGCCGGCCACACCGTCCACGCAGGCATGCGCGACACCGCAGACGGCGACGCCGCCCGCGCTCTCGGCGCCCACCCCGTGCAGCTCGACGTCGACGACCAGGCGAGCGTCGACCGTGCGATGTCGGAGCTGCCGGAGCTGGACGTGCTCGTCAACAACGCCGGCATCCTCGGCACCGCGCAGGGCGTCGACGACCTCACGCCCGAGGCGATGCTGGCGGTGCTGCAGACGAACGTCGTCGCCGTGGTGCGGGTGACGCAGGCGGCGCTCCCGCTGCTGCGGGCGTCCGACGCCCCGGTGATCGTCAACGTCGCCTCGGGCGTCGGCTGGCCGCGCGCCCTCCGCGGCGAGGACACCGACGAGCGCCACGTGCTGACTGTGCCGTACGCGACCTCGAAGGCCGCCCTCATCACCGCGACCGTGCAGTACGCCAAGAACCTGCCGGGCTTCCGGGTCAACGCCACCGACCCCGGGTACACCGCGACCGACTTCAACGGCAACAGCGGGCACCAGACGGTGACCGAGGGCACGGACGCCACCGTCGCGATGGCGCTCGTCGGACCCGATGGGCCGACGGGCGAGTTCCACAGCCGGCACGGGCGCATCGAGTACTGA
- a CDS encoding polyketide cyclase has protein sequence MTWPALHITRSVDADVASVVAVAGDPSRLPEWAAGVSSGIRLEGGRWLSDSPMGAIEIAFTGPRELGILDHDVTLPDGTVVRNPLRVLPNDGGSEVVFTLFQRPGVTDEELAADAALVAADLDRLAALVVRA, from the coding sequence GTGACCTGGCCCGCGCTGCACATCACCCGATCCGTCGACGCCGACGTGGCGTCCGTCGTCGCCGTCGCGGGGGATCCCTCGCGGCTGCCCGAGTGGGCGGCGGGCGTCAGCTCGGGGATCCGGCTCGAGGGCGGACGCTGGCTGTCGGACTCGCCGATGGGCGCGATCGAGATCGCCTTCACGGGCCCGCGCGAGCTCGGGATCCTCGACCACGACGTGACGCTCCCCGACGGCACCGTGGTCCGGAACCCGCTGCGCGTGCTCCCGAACGACGGCGGCAGCGAGGTCGTGTTCACGCTCTTCCAGCGCCCGGGCGTGACCGACGAGGAGCTCGCCGCCGACGCCGCCCTCGTCGCCGCGGACCTCGACCGGCTCGCGGCGCTGGTCGTCCGCGCCTAG
- a CDS encoding AAA family ATPase, protein MPGALTPARLEIMGLFGHIDHNIEFSKAGVSILAGPNGCGKTHALRILRATLALDFHELLALPFKSAVLQLQDNSHISLLKESTKTEELVRISRSDHNNNHLGATRASTQHFDPSAAQELPPWLHPLDDDLWMDERTDRISTTRDIERRLGIRVPNRNARAMLIHTNPWLEDLRSVPESVFIDTKRLDTMPSLRDDDSYLPPSRRNLKGAAARISQYTDRVRVQIHEAKNKSLEASQSADERFAFNLMNMAHETVKQGYIEAEYARLAQLNAALSQNGLSGKPIDVKLRPKMNPTEKRVLNLFLRDWVKKLEPLLPIHERLTILTRIINDKFHDKHMTVENDGELRFQRDGVTIPVSRLSSGEQHLLALFSQLLFAASRGSTVLIDEPEISLHAAWKHSFVADIEEVAAISGLSIVMATHSTAVINGRWEIVSELGLGEY, encoded by the coding sequence ATGCCCGGCGCTTTGACCCCAGCGAGACTTGAAATCATGGGCCTGTTTGGCCACATAGATCACAATATTGAGTTTTCGAAGGCCGGAGTAAGTATTCTCGCAGGCCCAAATGGTTGCGGAAAGACGCACGCGTTGCGCATCTTGCGGGCGACGTTGGCCTTAGATTTCCATGAGTTGCTCGCTCTACCGTTCAAGTCAGCAGTCCTCCAGCTCCAAGATAATTCGCATATTTCCTTACTTAAAGAGTCTACAAAAACAGAAGAACTTGTGCGAATATCTCGAAGTGACCACAATAATAATCACCTCGGAGCAACTCGAGCATCGACTCAACACTTTGATCCGTCGGCGGCGCAGGAGTTGCCTCCGTGGCTTCATCCCCTCGACGACGACTTATGGATGGACGAGCGTACGGATCGCATTTCCACGACCCGGGACATCGAGCGCCGCTTAGGAATACGAGTCCCAAATAGAAATGCGCGCGCAATGTTGATTCATACAAACCCCTGGCTGGAGGACCTCCGCTCTGTTCCTGAGTCAGTCTTCATTGACACAAAACGACTCGACACTATGCCGTCTCTTCGAGATGACGATTCCTACCTACCGCCCAGTCGTAGAAATCTTAAGGGGGCTGCCGCCAGAATCAGTCAATACACGGACCGAGTGCGGGTACAGATTCACGAGGCAAAGAATAAGTCTCTTGAGGCGTCGCAGTCGGCTGATGAGCGCTTTGCCTTTAATCTCATGAACATGGCACACGAAACGGTGAAGCAAGGATACATTGAAGCCGAATATGCGCGACTCGCGCAACTAAACGCTGCTTTGAGTCAGAACGGCTTGTCGGGAAAGCCGATCGACGTCAAGTTGCGCCCGAAAATGAACCCTACCGAGAAGAGGGTCCTGAATCTTTTCTTACGGGATTGGGTAAAAAAGCTTGAGCCGCTCTTGCCGATTCATGAGAGACTCACCATCCTTACAAGGATCATAAACGATAAGTTCCACGATAAGCACATGACCGTTGAGAACGACGGTGAACTCCGATTCCAGCGCGATGGTGTAACGATTCCCGTCTCGCGTCTTTCGTCGGGGGAGCAGCATCTCCTCGCTCTATTTTCTCAGCTACTCTTTGCGGCATCCCGGGGTTCGACCGTTCTTATTGATGAGCCTGAGATCAGCCTTCATGCAGCCTGGAAGCACTCGTTTGTTGCGGACATTGAGGAAGTGGCGGCCATCTCTGGTCTATCAATTGTGATGGCGACGCACTCTACAGCCGTTATAAATGGACGCTGGGAAATCGTATCCGAACTTGGCTTGGGGGAGTATTAA
- a CDS encoding serine hydrolase domain-containing protein produces the protein MSTAADALARLVEGIDRERLGAYGAVVRIGDDDAAHRWRSDDRENLYSVSKGVCALAVGIAVDEGILHLGTRVPELLPDLDLGAGVGEVTVEHLLTMTSGVDFAWFGDEPVPGPDLAQAMLGRPSRGRVFQYSDASPYVAMRMLAAAVGDVRDWLLPRLFEPLGIDDPQWHRCPLGFIVGGSGLELRTGELARIGRLLRDRGAWDGRQLVSAEWIDRMHGSWVGTGADPTTPFARYGLATWDGPGDAWRLDGRYGQYVLVDGSRDAVVTITAHEEERDHRLAELAVAAVAEAAPVGG, from the coding sequence ATGAGCACCGCCGCCGACGCCCTCGCCCGCCTCGTCGAGGGGATCGACCGCGAGCGGCTCGGCGCGTACGGCGCGGTCGTGCGGATCGGCGACGACGATGCCGCGCACCGCTGGCGCAGCGACGACCGCGAGAACCTGTACTCGGTGTCCAAGGGCGTGTGCGCGCTGGCCGTCGGCATCGCGGTGGACGAGGGGATCCTCCATCTCGGCACCCGCGTGCCCGAGCTGCTGCCCGACCTCGACCTCGGCGCGGGCGTCGGCGAGGTCACCGTCGAGCACCTCCTCACCATGACGAGCGGCGTCGACTTCGCCTGGTTCGGCGACGAGCCCGTGCCCGGCCCCGACCTCGCGCAGGCGATGCTCGGCCGCCCGAGCCGCGGCCGAGTCTTCCAGTACAGCGACGCCAGCCCCTACGTCGCCATGCGGATGCTCGCCGCGGCCGTCGGTGACGTGCGCGACTGGCTCCTCCCGCGCCTCTTCGAACCGCTCGGCATCGACGACCCTCAGTGGCACCGCTGCCCGCTCGGCTTCATCGTGGGCGGCAGCGGCCTCGAGCTCCGCACCGGCGAGCTCGCGCGCATCGGCCGACTGCTGCGCGACCGCGGCGCGTGGGACGGCCGGCAGCTCGTGAGCGCGGAATGGATCGACCGGATGCACGGATCCTGGGTCGGCACCGGCGCCGATCCCACCACCCCCTTCGCCCGCTACGGCCTCGCGACCTGGGACGGCCCGGGCGACGCCTGGCGCCTCGACGGCCGCTACGGCCAGTACGTGCTGGTCGACGGATCCCGCGACGCGGTCGTCACCATCACCGCCCACGAGGAGGAGCGGGACCATCGGCTCGCGGAGCTGGCGGTGGCGGCCGTCGCGGAGGCCGCGCCCGTCGGCGGCTGA
- a CDS encoding rhodanese-like domain-containing protein — protein MHTSLSATDFFAAKLTYETDPADLAADRANGAAPLVVDVRSGASWAQGRIPGAVHILGVELAARAAAELPDRDARVVVYCWGPGCNGSTREALTLATLGYTRVQELIGGFECWAREGFAVVSDAGRTRREPDPLTAPVD, from the coding sequence ATGCACACGAGCCTCTCCGCGACCGACTTCTTCGCCGCCAAGCTGACGTACGAGACCGACCCGGCCGACCTCGCCGCCGACCGCGCGAACGGTGCCGCGCCGCTCGTGGTCGACGTGCGCTCGGGCGCCTCGTGGGCGCAGGGGCGGATCCCGGGTGCCGTCCACATCCTCGGCGTGGAGCTCGCCGCGCGAGCCGCAGCCGAGCTGCCCGACCGGGACGCGCGGGTCGTCGTCTACTGCTGGGGCCCCGGCTGCAACGGCAGCACGCGCGAGGCCCTCACCCTCGCGACGCTCGGCTACACGCGCGTGCAGGAGCTGATCGGCGGGTTCGAGTGCTGGGCGCGCGAGGGATTCGCGGTGGTGTCCGACGCGGGGCGGACGCGGCGGGAGCCGGATCCGCTGACGGCGCCCGTCGACTGA
- a CDS encoding AsnC family protein yields MPTNPPLTLDATDHAIIAELQGDGRMSVAQLGRAVSAH; encoded by the coding sequence ATGCCGACGAATCCGCCGCTGACCCTCGATGCCACCGATCACGCGATCATCGCCGAGCTCCAGGGCGACGGCCGGATGAGCGTGGCGCAGCTCGGCCGCGCGGTCTCGGCGCATTGA